The DNA window gctcacacctgtaatcccagcacttcgggaggccgaggcaggaggattgcttgagcccaggagttcaagaccaggctggtcaatataacaagaccttgtctccatatatcgaaaagaaaaataaggccaggcgtggtggtgcacgcctgtaattccagcactttgggaggccgaggcaggcagattacctgaggtccgaagttcgagaccagtctggccaacgtggtgaaacctcgtctctactaaaaatgcaaaagttagctgggcgtggtggcaggcgcctgtaatcctagctacttgggaggctgaggtagaattgcttgaacccaggagacagaggttgcagtgagccaagattgcaccactgcactccagcctgggcaacagagcaagacttcgtctcaaaggaaaaaaaaaagaaaagcactggcCATTTTCCCTCCTAAATGGTAGTCCTACCAAGTTGTTATAAGAACCAAACAGGAAAAGCCCCATTAGCTGGGGTGACTTATCTGCCTCAGACCATAGGTACCTAAAAACAAGACCCCTTCAGTCTTCAGACACAGCAAAaccctctactaaaatacaaaaatattctactaaaagtacaaaaaaattagcttggcctggtggcggccacctgtaatcccagctactcgggctgggtggtggggggtggggtgcaggggctgagacaggagaatctcttgaacctggcaggcggaggctgcagtgagccaagagccgagattacgccactgcactccagtctgggcaagagtgaaactccatctcaaaaaaaaaaaaaaaaagttaaaaacaaaaaaacaagaccccCTGTCCAAAAATAATTTGCTAGGCCTTCACTATGTGTCAGTACCATGCCAGACACGAGAGTGCAGACAATAATGAAGAAGTCCCTACCCCATGGAGTTGACACTGAAAAAGGAGAACACCAGAAAACTCAGGACAATACAATGTAATTAAATGCTATGAAAGAGGTACCTAGTAATGCTCAGCAAACACGGATGAAGCATCAGTTATGGGTCAAGCACTATGGCAAACACTGGCATACGAAGATAGGATATGAATAGTCCCTCACCATGAGAATTTTACAGGTTAGGACACACAGGATGCTTGACAGAAGAAAGTAAAGGGAGGTGGGCTCCCAGATGTTATTTAGGTACTTTTTGCTCTCTTCCATCTTCTGCCTATAATTTTTCTGCTATAGGACTCAGACGAGTGGACCATGACGgtctcaatcttttcttttttttttgagacggagtattgctctgtcgccaggctgcagtgcaatggcgtgatctcgggtcaccgcaacctccacctcctgggttcaagcgattctctagcttcagcctctcaagtagctgggattacagacatgcgccaccacgcctggctaattttgtatttttagtagaaacagtgtttctccatgttggtctccaactcccaacctcaggtaatccaccggccttgacctcccaaagtgctgggattataggtatgagtcaccatgcccagctgtttttttttttttttcctgagacaagctTTAGGgcgcaatcacaactcactgcagccttaacctcctggactcaagtgatcctcctacctcagcctcctgagtagttgggagcacaggtgcacaccaccacagccggctaattttttttttttttttgtagagatggggtctccctatgttgccctgctggtctctaactcctgagctcaagctatcctgcattaggctcccaaagtgctgagattacaggtgcaatCCCACTGCACCAGCTAGAAAGCTATCAATCTTGACCCAACTCCCAAGTACCACCTATCTTGTTTCACATGTGAGGGATCCTGCTTTCTTGCCCTGGCCATTCATTCACCTGGTAGAAACGGCCTCCCTTGAGGATGGGTACCAGCCCAATCACAGGCTCACAGTTTTTCAGTGCTTGGTGGAAGATGGTGTAGGGGTTGCGTTCGATGGTTGCCTGTTCCTCTGCAGAAGCGGAATGGTACTTCTCAAATTGCTTCCTTTTCACAGCTTCCAGAGTCTGCAAAAGAATGCAGTGGAAGAGGCTGCCCCAGGCTCCCTAAAGGGTTTACCCAGCCAAGCTAGTACCTTGGCCTTTACTCCAATCCTCCGGTTCTGCTATGGCAATGCAGCTCCTCTCACAGCACATCCAAAACAAAGTTTTAAGTGCCTCCCCCTTTGCTAGACTAGGACAAAAAGAGTGGACTGAGATTTGTGGCGTGGAGGGGGGGTGAGTGAGGTGGGGAATGGcagttgttttattttccctttttttgtaaTTGTGTGTTTATTTCCGAAACACCAAGGAATGGCAGTTGTTGACTCCTACAGGGCTTCATTAAAGCCCGTACACATGCAGGGAAATTAATCTTAATAATAGGTATATGAATCCATTTCCTCTTAAGCTACACTGAAAGTACCAAGTATAAGGCTACGGGGTGGGGAGCAAAAGAAAGATGACTGAGGAGGGAGGTGCTGTTTACCTGAGTCACGAGGGATCTGGCCAGTACTTTGTTTCCTCCTTTCATCATCATGTTGGTGAATTTACTTCAAAGAGAAAAGCAACATGTTTAGCTCTCCAAGGCTGTATCACGGAATCCTCACAAGAGACCCTCCCTGGGATAGTCCCAGTCCATGTAACAGATGTTTGTTTCCATCTAACCTGATGACTGGGTCTTCAAACACAGAACTTGTTTTCCCTGCTGGAGCAGCTTTGATGAGCTGAGTCTTCTTGAGCTCCCGATCATACTTCTCCTCCTCAGTTAGCTCCTCCACAGGCTTACGATAATATTCCTTGTCAATCAAGGGATCCCTGAATTCAGGACTATAGCGGCTCCACCTCACCTGAGTTAACctaggaaggggaagaggaggagacaggCAAAAGCTGACTCCACAAGCGAGTAGGTTTGACTTAACAATAGGCATGGCTGCCAACGTGCCGAATACGGAGAGCGGCGCGGAGACTGCGAGCTAAAACTGAGCCACAACAATTCAGGCCCTTGTCCCAAGAAGTAGGACATCCCTCAAGCAGGCGGGTCAAGTCTCCTCCTGGTCAAGTGCTAACGGTAAGGATGGTCTTGGCGCCTACACATCCTTCCCAATTCACAGGCGATCCCAGCTCTGAGCTCTTTAGCTGAACCGCACTTTCAGCTCCGCGTTAGACCCTAGATCAGCCAGACCCCTTAGGCGAGAGGTCGTCACTAAACCTTCAGATTGGCCCAGGGTCACGCAGCTAACTTATAAGCTTGAATCCAGATACTCCGGCCCCCAGGACAATGCTCTCTCCAGGGCCCCACGCGGCCTGCCTGTgacccccttccttcctcccaggtCCCTTCGTGTAGAACCAAGCGGCGCCCCCCGC is part of the Chlorocebus sabaeus isolate Y175 chromosome 16, mChlSab1.0.hap1, whole genome shotgun sequence genome and encodes:
- the MRPS7 gene encoding small ribosomal subunit protein uS7m, with amino-acid sequence MAALAVKVARGWSGLALGVRRAVLQLPGLTQVRWSRYSPEFRDPLIDKEYYRKPVEELTEEEKYDRELKKTQLIKAAPAGKTSSVFEDPVISKFTNMMMKGGNKVLARSLVTQTLEAVKRKQFEKYHSASAEEQATIERNPYTIFHQALKNCEPVIGLVPILKGGRFYQVPVPLPDQRRRFLAMKWMITECRENKHRRTLMPEKLSHELLEAFHNRGPVIKRKHDMHKMAEANRALAHYRWW